In one window of Paracoccus saliphilus DNA:
- a CDS encoding response regulator: protein MTAHILIVDDETPIRRFLRVALEAEGYAVSEAATAHEAVASAARHAPAAMILDLGLPDADGVTVIEKLREWSHLPVLVLSVRSDDVGKIAALDAGAQDYVTKPFSTGELLARLRGLLRDHAREAAPASLKLGPLEIDVADHRAVLEGENLNLTRKEFDLLWLLASHAGRLVTHDMILKAIWGPAHAEDSQYLRVYIRHLRSKLGDDAANPRWIFTEPGIGYRLADR from the coding sequence GTGACCGCACATATCCTGATTGTCGATGACGAGACTCCGATCCGGCGTTTTCTGAGAGTCGCACTCGAAGCCGAGGGTTATGCCGTCTCCGAGGCTGCAACGGCGCATGAGGCCGTCGCCAGCGCGGCAAGACATGCACCGGCAGCGATGATACTCGACCTGGGCCTGCCGGATGCGGATGGCGTCACGGTCATCGAGAAGCTGCGCGAATGGTCTCATCTGCCTGTTTTGGTCCTGTCGGTGCGAAGCGATGACGTAGGCAAGATCGCGGCGCTCGATGCAGGCGCGCAGGATTACGTGACAAAGCCGTTCTCGACCGGAGAACTGCTTGCCCGGCTGCGCGGCCTGCTTCGCGATCATGCGCGTGAAGCGGCGCCGGCATCGCTGAAGCTCGGCCCGTTGGAGATCGATGTCGCGGATCACCGGGCCGTGCTGGAAGGAGAAAACCTGAACCTGACGCGAAAGGAATTCGACCTGCTCTGGCTGCTTGCCTCGCATGCCGGGCGGCTGGTAACGCATGACATGATCCTCAAGGCGATCTGGGGACCGGCACATGCGGAGGACAGTCAATATCTGCGGGTCTATATCCGCCACCTGCGCAGCAAACTGGGCGATGATGCGGCGAATCCGCGATGGATATTTACGGAGCCCGGCATCGGATACAGGCTGGCGGACAGATAG